In Acinonyx jubatus isolate Ajub_Pintada_27869175 chromosome A3, VMU_Ajub_asm_v1.0, whole genome shotgun sequence, a genomic segment contains:
- the MDH1 gene encoding LOW QUALITY PROTEIN: malate dehydrogenase, cytoplasmic (The sequence of the model RefSeq protein was modified relative to this genomic sequence to represent the inferred CDS: inserted 1 base in 1 codon) encodes MSEPIRVLVTGAAGQIAYSLLYSIGNGSVFGKDQPIILVLLDITPMMGVLDGVLMELQDCALPLLKDVIATDKEDVAFKDLDVAILVGSMPRRDGMERKDLLKANVKIFKCQGAALEKYAKKSVKVIVVGNPANTNCLTACKSAPSXPKENFSCLTRLDHNRAKAQIALKLGVTSDDVKNVIIWGNHSSTQYPDVSHAKVKLHGKEVGVYDALKDDSWLKGEFITTVQQRGAAVIKARKLSSAMSAAKAICDHVRDIWFGTPEGEFVSMGIISDGNPYGIPDDLLYSFPVTIKNKTWKVVEGLTINEFSREKMDLTAKELAEEKETAFEFLSSA; translated from the exons ATG TCTGAACCAATCAGAGTTCTTGTGACTGGAGCAGCTGGTCAAATTGCATATTCACTGCTGTACAGTATTGGAAATGGATCTGTCTTTGGTAAAGACCAG CCTATAATTCTTGTGCTGTTGGATATCACTCCCATGATGGGTGTCCTAGATGGTGTCCTAATGGAACTGCAAGActgtgcccttcccctcctgAAAG ATGTCATCgcaacagataaagaagatgttgccTTCAAAGACCTGGATGTGGCCATTCTTGTGGGCTCCATGCCAAGAAGGGATGGCATGGAGAGGAAAGATTTACTGAAAGCAAATGTGAAAATCTTCAAATGCCAGGGTGCAGCCTTGGAGAAATATGCCAAGAAGTCAGTTAAG GTTATTGTGGTGGGAAACCCAGCCAATACCAACTGCCTGACTGCCTGCAAGTCGGCACCGT ATCCCAAGGAGAACTTCAGTTGCTTGACTCGTTTGGATCACAACCGAGCTAAAGCTCAG ATTGCTCTTAAACTTGGTGTGACTTCTGATGATGTAAAGAATGTCATTATCTGGGGAAACCATTCCTCAACTCAGTATCCAGATGTCAGCCATGCCAAGGTGAAACTGCATGGAAAGGAAGTTGGTGTTTACGATGCTCTGAAAGATGACAGCTGGCTCAAAGGAGAATTCATCACA ACTGTGCAGCAGCGTGGTGCTGCTGTCATCAAGGCTCGAAAGCTGTCCAGCGCAATGTCTGCTGCAAAAGCCATCTGTGACCATGTCAGAGACATCTGGTTTGGAACCCCAGAG GGAGAATTTGTGTCCATGGGCATTATCTCTGATGGCAACCCCTATGGTATTCCTGATGATCTGCTGTACTCATTCCCCGTTACAATCAAG AACAAGACCTGGAAGGTTGTTGAAGGTCTCACTATTAATGAGTTCTCTCGTGAGAAGATGGATCTAACTGCAAAGGAActggcagaagaaaaagaaactgcttttgaatttctctcttctgcctga